In a single window of the Halobaculum lipolyticum genome:
- a CDS encoding nicotinate phosphoribosyltransferase has product MTAPQAFDVVGADAIRDGTATDAYFARTVETLRHADRNPRVVAEVTADQFPDGQFELLAGVKDAAALLSGRDVDVDALPEGTLFDGGPVMRIEGNYLDFAELETSLLGFLSHASGVATAALECRRAAPDANLLSFGARHVHPSIAAMVERSALVAGLDGFSHVAAGEVLGREPSGTMPHALLICFGRGEQEAAWRAFDEAVPEDVPRIALCDTYSDEKDEVIRAVETLGDRLDGVRLDTTGSRRGDFRHIVREVQWELDARGYGEVDVFCSGGLGPAELRHLRDVADGFGVGGYVSNADPVDFALDIVEVDGEPAAKRGKLSGVKEVYRTPDGGHHVGLRGRDGPEDGEALMEPLVRDGEVVREFDLDDAAGRALAEAAATGFGGE; this is encoded by the coding sequence ATGACCGCCCCGCAGGCGTTCGACGTCGTCGGCGCCGACGCCATCCGCGACGGCACCGCGACCGACGCCTACTTCGCGCGCACCGTCGAGACGCTCCGCCACGCCGACCGGAACCCCCGCGTCGTCGCGGAGGTGACGGCCGACCAGTTCCCCGACGGCCAGTTCGAACTGCTGGCCGGCGTGAAGGACGCCGCCGCGCTGCTTTCGGGCCGCGACGTCGACGTCGACGCGCTCCCCGAGGGGACGCTGTTCGACGGCGGTCCCGTGATGCGGATCGAGGGGAACTACCTCGACTTCGCGGAACTGGAGACGTCGCTTTTGGGCTTCCTCTCGCACGCCTCCGGGGTCGCCACCGCGGCGCTGGAGTGCCGTCGCGCCGCTCCGGACGCGAACCTGCTGTCGTTCGGCGCCCGCCACGTCCACCCCAGTATCGCCGCGATGGTCGAGCGCAGCGCGCTCGTCGCCGGGCTGGACGGCTTCTCGCACGTCGCCGCCGGGGAGGTGCTCGGCCGGGAGCCGTCGGGGACGATGCCCCACGCGCTGCTCATCTGCTTCGGGCGCGGCGAGCAGGAGGCGGCGTGGCGCGCGTTCGACGAGGCCGTCCCCGAGGACGTCCCCCGGATCGCGCTGTGTGACACCTACTCCGACGAGAAGGACGAGGTGATCCGCGCGGTCGAGACGCTCGGCGACCGCCTCGACGGCGTCCGCCTCGACACCACCGGCTCCCGGCGGGGCGACTTCCGTCACATCGTCCGCGAGGTGCAGTGGGAACTCGACGCCCGCGGCTACGGCGAGGTGGACGTGTTCTGCTCGGGCGGTCTCGGTCCCGCCGAACTCCGGCACCTCCGCGACGTGGCCGACGGCTTCGGCGTCGGCGGCTACGTCTCCAACGCCGACCCGGTCGACTTCGCGCTCGACATCGTCGAGGTCGACGGCGAACCCGCGGCCAAGCGCGGGAAGCTCTCCGGCGTGAAGGAGGTGTACCGGACGCCCGACGGCGGCCACCACGTCGGCCTCCGCGGGCGCGACGGGCCAGAAGACGGCGAGGCGCTCATGGAACCGCTCGTCCGCGACGGCGAGGTGGTCCGGGAGTTCGACCTCGACGACGCGGCGGGGCGGGCGCTGGCGGAGGCGGCGGCGACGGGGTTCGGCGGGGAGTAG
- a CDS encoding alpha/beta fold hydrolase, which yields MNELEPGTVEEITGKYVHVDVNGTTQRIYYEEAGPEDGIPLLCQHTAGCNNQEWRHLLTDEEITDEYRVIAYDLPFHGKSVPPTGREWWEEDYTLTADRFAATIVAIADALELEDPIYMGSSMGGNVTLELADWHPDRFRALIGLECGAYSPGFYIDWLDDPHVNTTEVNAYACWGLMAKQSPEQTRRETMYLYEQGATGVFKGDLYYYSVDHDYREKLGDIDATECPLYVVNGEYDYLTTPEDGTEVADGVGDGCVAVEMADIGHFPMSENPVLFNAYLTEILADIADERDGKLPEVLTPDDVGVELNRTEARAVPKETEEAE from the coding sequence ATGAACGAACTGGAACCGGGAACGGTCGAGGAGATCACCGGCAAGTACGTCCACGTCGACGTGAACGGGACCACACAGCGGATCTACTACGAGGAGGCCGGCCCGGAGGACGGCATCCCCCTGCTGTGTCAACACACCGCCGGCTGCAACAACCAGGAGTGGCGCCACCTCCTCACCGACGAGGAGATCACAGACGAGTACCGCGTCATCGCCTACGACCTCCCGTTCCACGGGAAGTCGGTGCCGCCGACCGGGCGCGAGTGGTGGGAGGAGGACTACACCCTCACCGCCGACCGCTTCGCGGCGACCATCGTCGCCATCGCGGACGCGCTGGAGCTGGAAGACCCCATCTACATGGGGTCGAGCATGGGCGGGAACGTCACGCTCGAACTGGCCGACTGGCACCCGGACCGCTTCCGGGCGCTGATCGGGCTGGAGTGCGGGGCGTACAGCCCCGGCTTCTACATCGACTGGCTCGACGACCCGCACGTCAACACGACCGAGGTGAACGCCTACGCCTGCTGGGGGCTGATGGCCAAGCAGAGTCCCGAGCAGACCCGGCGCGAGACGATGTACCTGTACGAACAGGGCGCGACGGGCGTGTTCAAGGGCGACCTCTACTACTACTCGGTCGACCACGACTACCGCGAGAAGCTGGGCGACATCGACGCGACCGAGTGCCCGCTGTACGTCGTGAACGGGGAGTACGACTACCTCACGACGCCGGAGGACGGCACCGAGGTCGCCGACGGCGTCGGCGACGGCTGTGTCGCCGTCGAGATGGCCGACATCGGGCACTTCCCGATGAGCGAGAACCCCGTCCTGTTCAACGCCTACCTGACGGAGATCCTCGCGGACATCGCCGACGAGCGCGACGGGAAGCTCCCGGAGGTGCTGACGCCC